In Kaistia defluvii, the sequence ATGATCGGCGTTTCCTGGCTGACGAAGGACTGGATCGCATCGACCCGCTTCACCTTCGGCTTCAGGTCGACCATCAGGCCTTCGACGCGAACGATCTTTGCCATAGTTCCTCCCCTTATCTCTCTTCTAGACCAGCACGCTCTTGCCCGACGCCCTGTCGAAGACATGCAGGCGGGAGAGATCGAGATGGAAGGTCAGTTGCTCGCCCGGCTTGACGAAGCGGGGGTTGAGCATCTTACCCTGAACTTCCTTGCCGCCGAGTTCGGTGTAAAGCAAGGTTTCCGTGCCGAGCGGCTCCGGCAGGATGATCGTGCGCTCGATGGTCGCCACTTCATTGTCGCCATAGAGGCCGTAGCCGACCGGCGAGAACGCCTCGGCGCGGAAGCCGACCGTGACCGCCTGGCCATCCGTGACCTTGTCGGCGGCTGCGGCGGGGAGGGCGAGCGTCACGCCGTCGGCGAGCCTTGCGACCTTGCGGCCGGCATCGGTCCCCACCGTCGCGTCGAGCAGGTTCATCGGCGGTGAGCCGATGAAGGAAGCGACAAAGGTGTTCTTCGGCTGTTCGAACACTTCGGCCGGCGTGCCGACCTGCTCGATATGGCCGTCCTTCATGATGACGATGCGGTCGGCGAGCGTCATCGCCTCGACCTGGTCGTGCGTGACGTAGACGATCGTCGTCTTGACCTTCTGGTGCAGCTTCTTGATCTCGACGCGCATCTGGCCACGCAGCTTGGCGTCGAGGTTGGAGAGCGGCTCGTCGAACAGGAACACGTCCGGGTGGCGCACGATGGCGCGACCCATGGCGACGCGCTGGCGCTGGCCGCCGGAGAGTTCGCCCGGCGTGCGCTCGAGCAACGGCGTCAGGCCGAGGATTTCGGCCGCTTCCGCCACGCGCTTCTCGATGGTCGCGGCGTCCTGTTTGGCGATCTTCAGGGAGAAACCGAGGTTCTCCTTGACAGTCATGTGCGGGTAGAGCGCGTAGTTCTGGAACACCATCGAGATGTTGCGTTCGCGCGGCGCCAGATCGTTCACGACGCGGTCGCCGATCGAGATGGTGCCGCCGCTGATTTCTTCCAGGCCGGCGATCATGCGCAGGGTGGTGGACTTACCGCAGCCCGACGGGCCGACCAGCACCACGAACTCATTATGCGCGATGGTGAGATCGATGCCGTGAACGACGCCGACCTTGCCGTAGCTCTTGACGAGCTTTTCGAGTCTGACCTCTGCCATATCGAATTATCCTTTGACGCCGCCGAAGGTGAGACCGGCGATCAGGTGTTTCTGCACGATGAAGGTCAGGATGAGCGCCGGCACGATGATGATCACGGCCATGGCGCACATGCCGGTCCAGTCGACCGTGAACTGTGCGGTGAAATCCATCAGCCCGACCGGCAGCGTCTTCGATGCCGTGGTCCGGGTGAGCTGGGAGGCGAGGGCGAACTCGTTCCATGAGGTCAGGAAGGCGAAGATGCCGGCCGACGCGATGCCCGACTTGGCGAGCGGGAATTCGATCTTCCAGAACGCCTGCCAGCGGGTGCAGCCATCGACCTGGGCGGCTTCCGAGAGCGACAGCGGGATCTGCCGGAAGAAGCCGTCGATCAGCCAGATCGTGAACGGGATGTTGAGCGCCAGATAGACGAGGATGACGCCGAAATCCGTGTCGATCAGGCCCACCCGGCTCCAGATCATGAATACCGGCAGCGACAGCGAGATGCCCGGCACGGTGCGCGAGAGCATCAGCCAGAGGAAGGCGACGTTCTTGCCCTTGAAGCGATAGCGGGCGAAGGCGTAGCCGCCCATCATGCCGATCAGCACCGCCAGGACCGTGCTCGTCACCGAGATGATGACCGAGTTCATGAAGTAGCGGATGACCGGGATGCCCTGCTGGCTATCCGAGAGGCCCAGGATCGCGCGGAAATTATCCAGCGTCCAGCGTTCGGGGATCCAGACCGGGGGACGTGCCATCACCTCGACATTGTCGCGGAAGGCCGTCATCACGATCCAAAGGCCCGGGACGCAGATGATCGCCATGACGATGAAGACGGCGAGGCGGATGAGCCAGCGTTGCCAGGAGCGTTCCATTTAAGCGACTCCGCCCATGGTGCGTCGCGCGGCGGCGAGCTTCCGGAAGAAATAGACGGTGAAATAGACCGACAGCAGGATCGAGGCGTAGGACATGGCATTGGCCATGCCCATGCGGGCGTCCTGGTAGCCGGTGCGGGCGATCAGCGTCCACAGCAGTTCGGTGCGACCGGCCGGGCCGCCATTGGTCATGATCTTGACCATGTCATAGGCGCGCGCCACGTCGAGTGAGCGGATCGCCATGGCGATGTAGACGAAGGGCATGAGGTAGGGCAGCGTGATGTGGCGGAAGACCTGCCACGGATTGCAGCCGTCGACCTTGGCCGCCTCGATCGGATCGCGCGGCATGGCCATCAGGCCCGCCAGCAGCAGGATCGCGAAGATCGGCGTCGACATCCAGACCTCCGCCATCAGGATGGCGAGGTTGGCGGTGACCGGGTTGACCAGCCAGGGGATCGTGACGTTCTCCCAGCCGAGCGACTGGATGGCGTTGTTCACCAGGCCGACATTGTCGTTGAAGATGTATTTGAACTGGAAGCCGACCAGGATCGGCGAGAACATCATCGGGAACATCATGATGGTGCGGATGATGCGCTGGCCGGCGGTCAGCTTGTCGATCAGCAGCGCGATCCCGAGGCCCAGCACCAGTTCCAGATTGAGCGCGATCGTCAGGAAGACCAGCGTGCGGCCGAAGGCCCACCAGAAATCGACGTCCGTCAGCAGCCGTTGGTAGTTGCGCAGGCCGACCCACTGCCAGAGCGAGTCCGGTTTGACGAGGCGATAGCCGGTGAAGCTCGTATAGAGCGAGAACAGGAGCGGCACTGCCACCACCAGCGTGATGATGACGAAGGCCGGCATCAGCAGCAGGACCGGAGGCGAGAGCCGGCTTCGGAAGAAACGCATGAAGGGAATCCGTGGGCCGTTGGAACGGGCTTGGACCGCAAGGTCCGGGTCTTGGCCGCGAGCCCCGGGTTTGGGGAGGCGGGGAGCGCGTTGGCGCCATCAGCCGGCGCGATTCAAAGACCCCCGCCCGCGGACGGGCGAGGGTCGATCTGCGGGACGCGCGGCCTACTGGAGGACGCCGGCGTCTTCCATGATCTGCGTGGCCTTCTTGGCGGCCGTGTCGAGGGCTTCCTGGGCCGTCTTCTGGCCGACGATGGCAGCCTGCAGCTCGGGCCAGATCACGTTCGACACTTCGATCCACTGGGGGACCAGCGGCGGCGTGCGGGCGTCGGCGAGCGACTTTTCCCAGACGGCGAACATCTCGGCCATGTACGGCGTGTCGCTCTTCTTGAACTCCTCGACCACGTCGGCGAAGGCCTTGGTCCGGGTCGGCAGGTTGCCGGCGCGGGCTTCGAGCATTTCCGAATCG encodes:
- a CDS encoding carbohydrate ABC transporter permease; protein product: MERSWQRWLIRLAVFIVMAIICVPGLWIVMTAFRDNVEVMARPPVWIPERWTLDNFRAILGLSDSQQGIPVIRYFMNSVIISVTSTVLAVLIGMMGGYAFARYRFKGKNVAFLWLMLSRTVPGISLSLPVFMIWSRVGLIDTDFGVILVYLALNIPFTIWLIDGFFRQIPLSLSEAAQVDGCTRWQAFWKIEFPLAKSGIASAGIFAFLTSWNEFALASQLTRTTASKTLPVGLMDFTAQFTVDWTGMCAMAVIIIVPALILTFIVQKHLIAGLTFGGVKG
- a CDS encoding ABC transporter ATP-binding protein; protein product: MAEVRLEKLVKSYGKVGVVHGIDLTIAHNEFVVLVGPSGCGKSTTLRMIAGLEEISGGTISIGDRVVNDLAPRERNISMVFQNYALYPHMTVKENLGFSLKIAKQDAATIEKRVAEAAEILGLTPLLERTPGELSGGQRQRVAMGRAIVRHPDVFLFDEPLSNLDAKLRGQMRVEIKKLHQKVKTTIVYVTHDQVEAMTLADRIVIMKDGHIEQVGTPAEVFEQPKNTFVASFIGSPPMNLLDATVGTDAGRKVARLADGVTLALPAAAADKVTDGQAVTVGFRAEAFSPVGYGLYGDNEVATIERTIILPEPLGTETLLYTELGGKEVQGKMLNPRFVKPGEQLTFHLDLSRLHVFDRASGKSVLV
- a CDS encoding carbohydrate ABC transporter permease, which translates into the protein MRFFRSRLSPPVLLLMPAFVIITLVVAVPLLFSLYTSFTGYRLVKPDSLWQWVGLRNYQRLLTDVDFWWAFGRTLVFLTIALNLELVLGLGIALLIDKLTAGQRIIRTIMMFPMMFSPILVGFQFKYIFNDNVGLVNNAIQSLGWENVTIPWLVNPVTANLAILMAEVWMSTPIFAILLLAGLMAMPRDPIEAAKVDGCNPWQVFRHITLPYLMPFVYIAMAIRSLDVARAYDMVKIMTNGGPAGRTELLWTLIARTGYQDARMGMANAMSYASILLSVYFTVYFFRKLAAARRTMGGVA